Proteins encoded together in one Streptomyces umbrinus window:
- a CDS encoding DNA polymerase Y family protein, which produces MTILCVRFQLPPTSEAALPGLLGTLEEFTPVIEALPPDGALADLRGAERYFKRYFERDVGELASLIRVRALAWHGVDCVIGAGPGPMFARMALREAAPGTTRVVPEDPCALAEFLEEQPVRALPGVGTATARTLCEYGLDSVGKVAAAPLSTLQRLTSARMGRELHEMAQGIDRGRVVPNAVSRSLAAERPFPRDELDPDQHRRALLSAAEELGSRLRALEKVCRTLTLTVRYADRSTTTRSRTLPEPTAHSSALTDAAYRMYEALGLQRARVRGIVLRAEGLDPAQQASYQLTFDPVDEKVRRVEEVADRVRAKFGPRAVMPGSLVA; this is translated from the coding sequence ATGACCATCCTCTGCGTACGTTTCCAGCTGCCTCCGACGAGCGAGGCCGCCCTGCCCGGGCTCCTCGGCACGCTGGAGGAGTTCACCCCCGTCATCGAGGCGCTGCCGCCCGACGGAGCGCTCGCCGATCTGCGGGGCGCCGAGCGGTACTTCAAGCGGTACTTCGAGCGGGATGTGGGGGAACTGGCCTCGCTGATCCGGGTACGGGCGCTCGCCTGGCACGGCGTCGACTGTGTGATCGGGGCCGGACCCGGGCCGATGTTCGCCCGGATGGCCCTGCGGGAAGCCGCCCCCGGAACGACCCGTGTGGTGCCCGAAGACCCCTGCGCCCTCGCGGAGTTCCTGGAGGAACAGCCCGTGCGTGCCCTGCCCGGAGTCGGCACCGCCACCGCCCGCACCCTGTGCGAGTACGGCCTGGACAGCGTCGGCAAGGTCGCCGCCGCGCCACTGTCCACACTGCAACGGCTCACCAGCGCGCGCATGGGCCGCGAACTGCACGAGATGGCACAGGGCATCGACCGCGGCCGGGTCGTACCGAACGCCGTCTCCCGGTCGCTCGCCGCCGAACGACCCTTCCCGCGCGATGAGTTGGACCCGGACCAGCACCGGCGCGCCCTGCTCTCCGCCGCCGAGGAACTGGGCTCCCGGCTGCGCGCCCTGGAGAAGGTGTGCCGCACGCTCACCCTCACCGTCCGCTACGCCGACCGCTCTACTACGACCCGCAGCCGCACCCTCCCCGAGCCGACCGCCCACTCCTCGGCACTCACCGACGCCGCGTACCGCATGTACGAGGCGCTCGGGCTGCAGCGGGCCCGGGTCCGCGGCATCGTCCTGCGCGCCGAGGGCCTCGACCCTGCCCAACAGGCCTCCTACCAGCTCACCTTCGACCCGGTGGACGAGAAGGTCCGGCGGGTGGAGGAGGTGGCGGACCGGGTCCGGGCGAAGTTCGGGCCGCGGGCGGTGATGCCGGGTTCGTTGGTGGCGTAA
- a CDS encoding cupin domain-containing protein gives MPVVRSSEAVVHEIHGARFVSYATPLSGSKELCAWRGEIPAGTKAPAHTVNHEEIFHLLTGELLMTLDGRTERIAAGDTVIINPGATLAVENPTEETAISWVTTSIGLQAKLADGTVITPPWAN, from the coding sequence GTGCCCGTAGTCCGCTCGTCCGAAGCCGTCGTCCACGAGATCCACGGCGCGCGCTTCGTCTCGTACGCCACTCCCCTCAGCGGGAGCAAGGAACTGTGCGCCTGGAGGGGCGAGATCCCCGCAGGCACGAAGGCGCCCGCGCACACGGTCAATCACGAGGAGATCTTCCATCTCCTGACCGGGGAGCTTCTGATGACCCTCGACGGCCGCACCGAGCGGATCGCCGCGGGCGACACGGTGATCATCAATCCCGGCGCGACGCTCGCCGTGGAGAACCCGACCGAGGAGACCGCGATCTCCTGGGTCACCACGTCGATCGGCCTCCAGGCGAAGCTGGCGGACGGCACGGTCATCACTCCGCCGTGGGCCAACTGA
- a CDS encoding MarR family winged helix-turn-helix transcriptional regulator has protein sequence MQNSEAMALSAALLAVAGELTQRIHEGVVARGFEGIRPAHGFAFARLAPGGATVTELAAHLGVTKQAASQLVDEIVRKGYAERRPHPGDARARLVVLTEQGWACTRAAEESAAEAVGPWVELLGEGEVRALRDRLLRIAPYGPIRPAW, from the coding sequence GTGCAGAACTCCGAGGCCATGGCCCTGTCCGCCGCCCTGCTCGCCGTCGCCGGCGAGCTCACCCAGCGCATCCACGAGGGTGTTGTCGCCCGTGGGTTCGAGGGGATTCGGCCAGCGCACGGGTTCGCGTTCGCGCGGCTCGCGCCCGGCGGGGCGACGGTCACGGAACTGGCCGCCCATCTGGGCGTGACCAAGCAGGCCGCGAGTCAACTTGTCGATGAGATCGTCCGCAAGGGGTACGCCGAGCGGCGCCCGCACCCCGGCGACGCGCGCGCCCGGCTGGTCGTACTGACCGAGCAGGGCTGGGCCTGTACTCGGGCCGCCGAGGAGTCGGCCGCGGAAGCCGTCGGCCCCTGGGTCGAACTGCTCGGTGAGGGTGAAGTCCGGGCGTTGCGTGACCGTTTGCTGCGCATTGCGCCCTACGGTCCCATCAGGCCCGCCTGGTGA
- a CDS encoding esterase/lipase family protein: MLPWKRLLRPLTVLLLTAAVTVVPAATAASAATAQAEAAPSRGWNDYSCKPSAAHPRPVVLVHGTFANSVDNWLGLAPYLVNRDYCVFALDYGQLPGVPFFNGLGPIDKSAEQLKTFVDKVLAATGAAKADLVGHSQGGMMPRHYLKFLGGAAKVNALVGIAPDNHGTTLNGLAQLLDHFPGAADLLSTATPALADQVAGSAFLTKLNAGGDTVPGVRYTVIATKYDEVVTPYRSQYLDGPNVRNVLIQDLCAVDLSEHAAIGLIDRIAFHEVANALDPAHATPTTCLSVIG; this comes from the coding sequence ATGCTGCCCTGGAAACGCCTGCTCAGACCCCTAACCGTGCTGCTGCTGACCGCCGCGGTCACCGTCGTCCCCGCCGCCACCGCTGCTTCCGCCGCCACCGCTCAGGCCGAGGCCGCGCCGAGCCGTGGCTGGAACGACTACTCCTGCAAACCGTCCGCCGCCCACCCGCGCCCCGTCGTCCTCGTCCACGGCACCTTCGCCAACTCCGTCGACAACTGGCTGGGCCTCGCGCCCTACCTCGTGAACCGCGACTACTGCGTCTTCGCCCTCGACTACGGGCAGTTGCCCGGCGTGCCGTTCTTCAACGGCCTCGGTCCCATCGACAAGTCGGCGGAGCAGCTCAAGACCTTCGTCGACAAAGTGCTCGCCGCGACCGGTGCGGCCAAGGCCGACCTCGTGGGCCACTCGCAGGGCGGCATGATGCCCCGCCACTATCTGAAGTTCCTCGGCGGAGCCGCCAAGGTGAACGCGCTCGTCGGGATCGCCCCCGACAACCACGGCACCACCCTGAACGGACTCGCCCAACTGCTCGACCACTTCCCCGGCGCGGCCGACCTGCTCTCCACCGCCACCCCCGCCCTCGCCGACCAGGTGGCCGGATCGGCCTTCCTGACCAAACTCAACGCGGGCGGCGACACCGTCCCCGGTGTCCGCTACACGGTCATCGCCACCAAGTACGACGAGGTCGTCACGCCGTACCGCTCCCAGTACCTCGACGGTCCGAACGTACGCAATGTGCTGATCCAGGACCTGTGCGCGGTCGACCTCTCCGAGCACGCGGCGATCGGGCTCATCGACCGGATCGCCTTCCATGAGGTGGCGAACGCCCTTGATCCGGCGCATGCCACCCCGACGACCTGCCTTTCGGTGATCGGCTAG
- a CDS encoding lytic polysaccharide monooxygenase auxiliary activity family 9 protein: MSARRMATRTRLATVAAVGVAPLALTGLAAAPAVAHGSMTDPVSRVAGCFAEGPENPRSAACRAAVAAGGTQALYDWNGVNIANAAGKSKEIIPDGKLCSAGNDKFKGLDLARADWPATRLTSGNRTFRYKGTAPHKGSFELYVTKDGYDPTKPLKWSDLESKPFLKVTDPRLESGDYVFDGVVPVKSGRHLIYSIWQRSDSPEAFYTCSDVVFGEGGSGSGGGAEASTAPTASAPSDQEIADGTDESSVEHGGHGDDDPKTQATATAAADTASDSDSGTTKESAGSAGPSEATDDSASDAEPAGGSENLAETGGSNTTPYTIGGAAALAIGAAALFASVRRRAVGGGRHSR; encoded by the coding sequence ATGTCCGCTCGCCGCATGGCCACCCGCACCCGCCTCGCCACGGTCGCCGCCGTGGGCGTCGCCCCGCTCGCCCTGACCGGTCTTGCCGCCGCCCCTGCGGTCGCGCACGGCTCGATGACCGACCCGGTGAGCAGGGTCGCGGGCTGCTTCGCGGAGGGTCCGGAGAACCCGAGGTCCGCCGCCTGCAGGGCGGCGGTCGCGGCCGGCGGCACACAGGCCCTCTACGACTGGAACGGCGTCAACATCGCGAACGCGGCCGGGAAGTCGAAGGAGATCATCCCCGACGGAAAGCTGTGCAGCGCGGGCAACGACAAGTTCAAGGGCCTCGACCTGGCCCGCGCCGACTGGCCGGCCACCCGGCTGACCTCGGGCAACCGCACCTTCCGCTACAAGGGAACCGCCCCGCACAAGGGCTCGTTCGAGCTGTACGTCACCAAGGACGGCTACGACCCGACGAAGCCCCTGAAGTGGTCGGACCTGGAGTCGAAGCCGTTCCTCAAGGTCACCGACCCGCGGTTGGAGAGCGGCGACTACGTCTTCGACGGCGTCGTCCCGGTCAAGTCGGGCCGCCACCTCATCTATTCGATCTGGCAGCGCTCGGACTCCCCGGAGGCGTTCTACACCTGCTCCGACGTCGTGTTCGGAGAGGGCGGGAGTGGAAGCGGGGGCGGCGCCGAGGCCTCCACGGCCCCGACCGCGTCGGCTCCGTCCGACCAGGAGATCGCGGACGGCACCGACGAGTCGTCCGTGGAGCACGGCGGCCACGGCGACGACGACCCGAAGACCCAGGCCACGGCCACGGCGGCCGCGGACACCGCCTCGGACTCCGACTCCGGCACCACAAAGGAGTCCGCCGGGTCGGCGGGCCCCTCCGAGGCGACGGACGACTCCGCGAGCGACGCCGAGCCCGCCGGCGGTTCGGAGAACCTCGCCGAGACCGGCGGTTCGAACACCACTCCGTACACGATCGGTGGGGCGGCCGCCCTGGCGATCGGCGCGGCGGCGCTGTTCGCGTCGGTCCGTCGGCGTGCGGTGGGTGGCGGCCGCCACAGCCGATAG
- a CDS encoding GNAT family N-acetyltransferase, with protein MTKTPEEAPADTPYEARIRPAVASDTAAVKAVTDAAYRPYIERIGVVPQPMEADHAADVAAGRVFVTGEPVTGLVVIEAHEDHLFLDSIAVHPDAHGQGVGRRLLAFVDAHARALGLPEVRLYTNALMWENQKIYPKYGYELVERRVDGPYDRLHYRKRLAP; from the coding sequence ATGACGAAAACCCCGGAAGAAGCCCCGGCGGACACTCCGTACGAGGCCCGGATCCGCCCCGCCGTCGCCTCCGACACGGCTGCCGTGAAGGCCGTGACCGACGCGGCCTACCGCCCCTACATCGAGCGCATCGGGGTGGTCCCGCAGCCCATGGAGGCGGACCACGCGGCCGACGTCGCGGCGGGGCGGGTGTTCGTCACGGGGGAGCCCGTGACCGGACTCGTGGTGATCGAGGCGCACGAGGACCATCTGTTCCTCGACAGCATCGCCGTCCACCCGGACGCCCATGGGCAGGGCGTGGGGCGCCGGCTCCTGGCCTTCGTGGACGCACACGCGCGTGCGCTCGGACTGCCCGAGGTCAGGCTCTACACGAACGCGCTGATGTGGGAGAACCAGAAGATCTACCCGAAGTACGGGTACGAACTCGTGGAGCGCCGTGTGGACGGGCCGTACGACCGCCTCCACTACCGCAAGCGGCTGGCGCCGTGA
- a CDS encoding class I SAM-dependent methyltransferase, which translates to MTSNSAREEAKTGQEQSAVDWDAESATFDDEPDHGLRDPAVREAWAARLRGWLPRGPADVLDLGCGTGSLSLLASEQRHRVTGVDSSPRMVDLARAKLAGRDAAFLVGDATAPPVGEQRFDVVLVRHVLWTLPEPGRVLRYWSGLLRPGGRLVLIEGVWGTVSPVGISADRLTGLLAPLAEDVRVEPLSDDPLLWGREVEDERYAVVAVP; encoded by the coding sequence ATGACGAGTAACAGCGCCCGTGAAGAAGCGAAGACCGGTCAAGAGCAGTCCGCTGTCGACTGGGACGCCGAGTCCGCGACGTTCGACGACGAGCCCGACCACGGACTGCGGGATCCCGCCGTGCGCGAGGCCTGGGCGGCGAGGTTGCGCGGCTGGCTGCCGCGCGGGCCGGCCGACGTGCTCGATCTGGGCTGCGGCACCGGCAGCCTGTCGCTCCTCGCGTCCGAGCAGCGGCACCGGGTCACCGGGGTCGACTCCTCGCCGCGCATGGTCGACCTCGCCCGCGCCAAGCTGGCCGGACGTGACGCGGCGTTCCTGGTCGGGGACGCGACCGCCCCGCCGGTCGGGGAGCAGCGCTTCGACGTCGTCCTTGTCCGCCATGTGCTGTGGACGCTGCCCGAACCCGGCCGCGTCCTGCGGTACTGGAGCGGACTGCTCCGCCCCGGCGGACGGCTCGTGCTCATAGAGGGCGTCTGGGGGACGGTGAGCCCGGTCGGCATCTCCGCCGACCGGCTGACCGGACTGCTCGCACCCCTCGCGGAGGACGTCCGCGTGGAGCCGCTGTCCGACGACCCGCTGCTGTGGGGACGAGAGGTGGAGGACGAGCGGTACGCGGTGGTGGCCGTGCCCTGA
- a CDS encoding DUF402 domain-containing protein, producing the protein MSANSPDSPPQLDIVLVKAGRTKIRYPAELLHDDGTHVTVRAAWAGAGVRDFGFVRFEPGDVFTEHYWRDRWYAVKEVRGPEGVLKGWYCDITRPAAVSEGELVVEDLDLDLWRSADGRAVLRLDEDEFAESGLETTDPQAAAAARAALDELELRAREGDFEALLA; encoded by the coding sequence ATGTCCGCGAACTCTCCTGACTCCCCTCCCCAGTTGGACATCGTCCTGGTCAAAGCGGGCCGTACGAAGATCCGTTACCCGGCCGAGCTGCTGCACGACGACGGCACCCACGTCACCGTCCGAGCGGCCTGGGCCGGTGCCGGAGTCCGCGACTTCGGCTTCGTACGCTTCGAACCGGGTGACGTCTTCACCGAGCACTACTGGCGCGACCGCTGGTACGCGGTGAAGGAGGTCCGTGGTCCCGAGGGCGTGCTGAAGGGCTGGTACTGCGACATCACCCGCCCGGCCGCCGTGTCCGAGGGCGAGCTGGTCGTCGAGGACCTCGACCTCGACCTGTGGCGCTCCGCCGACGGCCGGGCCGTACTGCGTCTGGACGAGGACGAGTTCGCGGAGAGCGGCCTGGAGACCACCGATCCGCAGGCCGCGGCCGCCGCCCGGGCAGCCCTGGACGAGCTCGAACTCCGCGCTCGCGAAGGCGACTTCGAGGCGCTCCTGGCCTAG
- a CDS encoding GNAT family N-acetyltransferase, with the protein MTVIVRDFRAGDAEGFARIRHLALPFMLSTPEAITYDAANAHPDAHFQPLVAEEDGELVGVAQVGIVYDSPQPGQGYLNVYVHPDRQGRGAGSLLLRIAEERLSALDMTRFFVRVVDEPANRSFAEKRGYLPRRSAHFLRLDLATCTLPPLQEPPADVELRTAADFADDPRPLFDLDAETLLDEPSDIAHEFTDYEAWLKETWHHPLLSHELTSVAVVDGRPAAFSAARTDGGTRYGTVMTGTARAHRGRGLAKLAKNDSLHRARAAGFTEAFTANDAGNEPMLAVNKWFGYEICATEVQHVRELS; encoded by the coding sequence ATGACTGTGATCGTCCGCGACTTCCGCGCGGGAGACGCCGAGGGCTTCGCCCGCATCCGGCACCTGGCGCTCCCCTTCATGCTCTCCACCCCCGAGGCCATCACGTACGACGCCGCGAACGCCCACCCCGACGCCCACTTCCAGCCGCTCGTCGCGGAGGAGGACGGCGAACTCGTCGGCGTGGCCCAGGTCGGCATCGTGTACGACAGCCCGCAGCCCGGCCAGGGTTATCTGAACGTGTACGTGCACCCGGACCGCCAGGGCCGGGGCGCGGGCTCGCTGCTCCTGAGGATCGCCGAGGAGCGCCTCTCCGCCCTGGACATGACCAGGTTCTTCGTCCGGGTCGTGGACGAGCCGGCGAACCGCTCCTTCGCGGAGAAGCGCGGCTACCTCCCCCGTCGCTCCGCGCACTTCCTCCGCCTGGACCTGGCGACGTGCACACTGCCGCCGCTCCAGGAGCCGCCCGCGGACGTCGAACTGCGCACGGCCGCGGACTTCGCCGACGATCCCCGCCCGCTGTTCGACCTGGACGCGGAGACGCTGCTGGACGAACCGAGCGACATCGCCCACGAGTTCACGGACTACGAGGCCTGGCTGAAGGAGACCTGGCACCATCCCCTCCTCAGCCATGAACTGACCTCGGTCGCGGTCGTCGACGGCCGCCCCGCGGCGTTCAGCGCCGCCCGCACCGACGGCGGCACCCGCTACGGCACCGTGATGACCGGCACGGCCCGCGCCCACCGAGGCCGCGGCCTCGCCAAGCTCGCCAAGAACGACTCCCTGCACCGCGCCCGTGCCGCCGGCTTCACGGAGGCGTTCACGGCCAACGACGCGGGCAACGAACCGATGCTCGCGGTCAACAAGTGGTTCGGCTACGAGATCTGCGCCACGGAGGTGCAACATGTCCGCGAACTCTCCTGA
- a CDS encoding GntR family transcriptional regulator, translated as MTLKIDIEDDAGIAPYEQVRAQISEQARAGALPVGYRLPTVRGLAEELGLAANTVAKAYRALESDGVIETRGRNGTFVAAAGSAAEREAASAAQAYADRVRRLGLSEAAAVAAARDALRAAYGASG; from the coding sequence GTGACGCTGAAGATCGACATCGAGGACGACGCGGGGATCGCGCCCTACGAGCAGGTGCGCGCCCAGATTTCCGAACAGGCGCGGGCCGGGGCGCTGCCGGTGGGGTACCGGCTGCCGACCGTGCGGGGGCTGGCCGAGGAGCTCGGCCTCGCCGCCAACACGGTCGCCAAGGCGTACCGGGCTCTTGAGTCGGACGGGGTCATCGAGACGCGGGGGCGCAACGGAACGTTCGTCGCTGCCGCGGGCTCGGCGGCGGAGCGGGAAGCGGCGTCCGCCGCGCAGGCCTATGCCGATCGGGTGCGGCGGCTCGGGTTGTCCGAGGCCGCCGCCGTCGCCGCGGCCCGGGATGCGCTGCGCGCGGCGTATGGGGCTTCCGGCTGA
- a CDS encoding DUF5925 domain-containing protein, translated as MSANPHDALPIRLNVDDSDSPSDVVDALFLGRFATGEQPHSHSANIDRVRSGATLLPPDAQVLRSARDDDRSATLAEGEGWTVLVSRWNRGADITVTATSAELAEKVLGQATDGAADEPEPQPENVTMGFWYVSPRRGPHRTTRQISAGTWEEVRANYTAPVADAMDGLMKTTPEDIAGRLLLLHGPPGTGKTSALRTLARSWRDWCQVDCVLDPERLFSDVGYLMDIAIGEEDGTGKGRWRLLLLEDCDELIRGEAKHTAGQALSRLLNLTDGLLGQGRNVLVGVTTNEDLERLHPAVVRPGRCLARIEVGPLTRRESAAWLGTEEGLPRDGATLAELYALRRGTTPTSVPDQREGADAGLYL; from the coding sequence ATGTCTGCGAACCCACACGACGCTCTGCCGATCCGGCTCAACGTCGACGACAGCGACTCACCGTCGGACGTCGTCGACGCGCTGTTCCTCGGCCGCTTCGCGACGGGCGAGCAGCCGCACTCGCACTCGGCGAACATCGACCGCGTACGGTCCGGGGCCACGCTGCTCCCTCCGGACGCGCAGGTGCTGCGGTCCGCGCGCGACGACGACCGCAGCGCGACCCTCGCCGAGGGAGAGGGCTGGACAGTACTGGTGTCGCGCTGGAACCGGGGCGCCGACATCACCGTCACCGCGACCAGCGCCGAGCTCGCCGAGAAGGTGCTCGGCCAGGCCACGGACGGCGCGGCCGACGAGCCCGAACCCCAGCCGGAGAACGTGACGATGGGGTTCTGGTACGTGTCGCCCCGGCGCGGACCGCACCGCACGACCCGCCAGATCTCGGCGGGTACGTGGGAAGAGGTGCGCGCCAACTACACCGCGCCCGTGGCGGACGCGATGGACGGCCTGATGAAGACGACGCCCGAGGACATCGCGGGCCGTCTGCTGTTGCTGCACGGTCCGCCGGGTACGGGCAAGACGTCGGCACTGCGGACGCTGGCGCGCTCGTGGCGGGACTGGTGCCAGGTGGACTGTGTGCTGGACCCGGAGCGGCTCTTCTCCGACGTCGGCTATCTGATGGACATCGCGATCGGCGAGGAGGACGGCACGGGCAAGGGCCGCTGGCGGCTGCTGTTGCTGGAGGACTGCGACGAGCTGATCCGCGGCGAGGCCAAGCACACGGCGGGCCAGGCGCTCTCCCGCCTGCTGAACCTCACGGACGGTCTGCTGGGCCAGGGCCGCAACGTCCTGGTGGGCGTCACCACCAACGAGGACCTGGAGCGCCTGCACCCCGCCGTCGTCCGCCCCGGCCGCTGCCTCGCCCGTATCGAGGTCGGCCCGCTCACCCGCCGCGAGTCCGCCGCCTGGCTGGGCACGGAGGAGGGCCTCCCCCGGGACGGCGCCACCCTCGCCGAGCTCTACGCCCTGCGCCGGGGCACCACCCCGACCTCGGTCCCGGACCAACGAGAGGGCGCGGACGCGGGTTTGTATCTGTAG